The following DNA comes from Cryobacterium psychrophilum.
TTCACGCGCGCATGGCCGAGACCCTCGACGTGGTGCTGAACGAGATCTCGGAGATCAAGCGCGCCGCCGCGCAGGCGAACGCCGCCGGTGAAGACTTCGCGCGGCCGCTGTGGCCGATGATCATCCTCCGAACTCCCAAGGGCTGGACCTGCCCGGCCGAGATCGACGGTCTTCCGGTCGAGGGAACGTGGCGCGCCCACCAGGTGCCGCTCGGCAACGCCCGCGACACCGAGGCGCACACTCGACTGCTCGAAGAGTGGATGCACTCCTACCGTCCGGAGGAACTCTTCGACGAGAGCGGCGCCCCCGCGGCAGGCATCACCGCGCTCGCCCCGAGCGGACCCCTGCGCATGAGCGCCAACCCGGTGTCCAACGGGGGACTGCTGCGCCGCAATCTTGACCTGCCTGACTTTCGCGATTTCGCCGTTGACGTGCCCGCGCCGGGGGCGACGCTGGGCGAGGCCACGCGCGTGCTCGGCGGTTACCTGGCCGAGGTCATCCGCTTGAATCCGGACAATTTTCGCATCTTCGGCCCCGACGAGACCGCGTCGAATCGGTTGGCGCCGGCCGTGTATGAGGCGACCGATAAACAGTGGAACGCCGAGATTCGGCCCAATGACATGAACCTGGCGCGGGCCGGCCGGGTGATGGAGATGCTCAGTGAGCACCAGTGCCAGGGCTGGCTCGAGGGCTACCTGCTCACCGGCCGGCACGGCCTGTTCAACTGCTACGAGGCGTTCATTCACATCGTGGATTCCATGTTCAACCAGCACGCCAAGTGGCTCAAGGTCACCGCCGACATCCCGTGGCGCGCACCGATTTCGAGCCTCAACTACCTACTGAGTTCGCACGTGTGGCGGCAGGACCACAACGGGTTCTCGCACCAGGATCCCGGCTTCATCGATCACGTCGTGAACAAGAGCGCCGATGTCGTGCGGGTGTATCTGCCGTTCGACGCGAACACACTGCTCAGCACCTACGACCACTGCCTGCGCAGCGTGAACTACGTGAACGTCGTCGTGGCGGGCAAGCAGCCGGCACCCAACCTGCTCACCATGGAGGAGGCCGTGGCCCACTGCACCCGCGGCCTCGGCATCTTCGACTGGGCCGGCACCGAGACGCCCGGGATGTCGCCCGACGTGGTACTCGCGGCTGCCGGCGATGTTCCAACGCTGGAGGTACTCGCCGCTGCGGCGATCCTGCGCGAGCACCTGCCGTCCCTCGCGGTGCGCGTGGTGAATGTCGTCGACCTCATGCGGCTGCAATCGGCCGAGGATCACCCGCACGGTCTCTCCGACCGTGAGTTCGACGCGATCTTCACGCCGGACAAACCGATCGTGTTCGCCTACCACGGCTACCCCTGGCTGATCCATCGGCTCACTTACAAGCGCACCGGGCACGACAACCTGCACGTGCGCGGCTACAAGGAGATCGGAACCACCACGACGCCGTTCGACATGGTGATGCTCAACGACCTCGACAGGTACCACCTCGTGATGGACGTGATCGATCGAGTTCCCGGCCTCGGCGCCAGGGCCGGCTTGCTGCGGCAGCAGATGCAGGATGCCCGACTGCTCGCCCGCCAGTACACGCGCGACCATGGGGAAGACGCGCCTGAGGTCGCCGATTGGGCCTGGGGACAGGCCCCCGAGGCGGCTGCTGAGCCTCCTGTTTAGGGGAACCTGACTGGCGGTGACAAAGTGAAGGGGCATACTAGGCAGGTTGGCCCTGCGTTCCGTTCGGCGATCCACGCCAGCACTGGCCGCTGAGATTTCGCCGGAGAACCGCCGGTCAACACTTTCAAAACGGTGCGTCCTCTCGCAGGGGCCACACCAGTATTTAGTTGCGATTCGGTCGATGTTGCCCGTTCCACGGGCAGGGAACACCGCGTCCTGCACTCTCTCATCCGCAAGAAGATTGAATGGATACCGTGGCACGAAGCATCTACATCACCTCGGCCGAAGGCAACACCGGCAAGTCCACCATCGCGCTCGGCGTGCTCGACACCCTCA
Coding sequences within:
- a CDS encoding phosphoketolase family protein; this encodes MPDSTTTPVTSWPAQPPAPLDAAALASIDAWWRAANYLSIGQIYLLGNALLREPLRAEHIKPRLLGHWGTTPGLNFLYAHLNRAILERKLSTLYVTGPGHGGPGMVANAYLDGTYSEIYSDIEQTEAGVQKLFRQFSFPGGIPSHASPELPGSIHEGGELGYALSHAYGAAFDNPDLLVAAVVGDGEAETGPLATSWHSNKFIDPLHDGVVLPILHLNGYKIANPTVLARIPEAELLNLMRGYGHTPHIVSGGFHGEDPMLVHARMAETLDVVLNEISEIKRAAAQANAAGEDFARPLWPMIILRTPKGWTCPAEIDGLPVEGTWRAHQVPLGNARDTEAHTRLLEEWMHSYRPEELFDESGAPAAGITALAPSGPLRMSANPVSNGGLLRRNLDLPDFRDFAVDVPAPGATLGEATRVLGGYLAEVIRLNPDNFRIFGPDETASNRLAPAVYEATDKQWNAEIRPNDMNLARAGRVMEMLSEHQCQGWLEGYLLTGRHGLFNCYEAFIHIVDSMFNQHAKWLKVTADIPWRAPISSLNYLLSSHVWRQDHNGFSHQDPGFIDHVVNKSADVVRVYLPFDANTLLSTYDHCLRSVNYVNVVVAGKQPAPNLLTMEEAVAHCTRGLGIFDWAGTETPGMSPDVVLAAAGDVPTLEVLAAAAILREHLPSLAVRVVNVVDLMRLQSAEDHPHGLSDREFDAIFTPDKPIVFAYHGYPWLIHRLTYKRTGHDNLHVRGYKEIGTTTTPFDMVMLNDLDRYHLVMDVIDRVPGLGARAGLLRQQMQDARLLARQYTRDHGEDAPEVADWAWGQAPEAAAEPPV